The candidate division KSB1 bacterium genome contains a region encoding:
- a CDS encoding putative urea ABC transporter substrate-binding protein: MKRSKLFFALIAVGLILLTGIVGMLNQAGFAQNKKPKFTLMWSIYVGWMPWPYAAESGIIKKWADKYGIEIEVRQADYIPSIEAYVAGKADACVMTNMECLDMPAASGIDNTIVVVGDFSNGNDVLYTRDNLQVPQLRGKQVALVELSVSHYLLVRALELKGNGLTEKDVKILNTSDADIAPVFISNPSQKAVVTWNPMALEIEQTPGVTRVFDSAAIPGEILDLLVVKTEVLKKNPQLGKALAGAWYEIMGIMSTRSPEAEKAIARMAELSGATPASFKQQLKTTAMYYRAQDAVAFTQSPELYRSMDFVRKFCFEHKLLGENATSADQVGIQFPDGKILGNPKNVKMRFSTEYMQMAAEGKL; encoded by the coding sequence ATGAAGCGTAGTAAATTGTTTTTTGCCTTGATTGCCGTTGGTTTGATCCTGCTCACGGGCATCGTCGGCATGTTGAATCAGGCCGGCTTCGCCCAAAACAAAAAACCAAAATTCACCTTGATGTGGTCAATCTACGTCGGCTGGATGCCGTGGCCGTATGCGGCGGAGTCTGGCATCATCAAAAAATGGGCGGATAAATACGGGATCGAGATCGAGGTGCGCCAGGCCGATTACATTCCCTCCATCGAAGCGTATGTTGCCGGCAAGGCGGATGCCTGTGTAATGACCAATATGGAATGTCTCGACATGCCGGCAGCTTCCGGAATTGACAACACCATCGTCGTCGTTGGCGATTTCTCAAACGGCAACGACGTGCTCTACACGCGCGACAATTTGCAGGTGCCGCAACTGCGCGGCAAACAGGTGGCGCTGGTGGAGTTGTCGGTGTCGCATTATTTGCTCGTGCGCGCACTGGAATTGAAAGGCAATGGCCTGACTGAGAAAGACGTCAAGATTCTCAACACCAGCGATGCGGATATTGCGCCGGTGTTCATTTCCAACCCCTCGCAAAAAGCCGTGGTCACGTGGAATCCCATGGCTTTGGAAATCGAGCAAACGCCCGGTGTGACGCGCGTGTTCGACTCGGCGGCGATTCCCGGCGAGATTCTCGACTTGCTGGTGGTAAAAACCGAGGTGCTGAAAAAGAACCCACAGCTCGGTAAAGCGCTGGCTGGCGCGTGGTACGAGATCATGGGCATCATGTCCACTCGCAGCCCGGAAGCGGAAAAAGCCATTGCGCGCATGGCGGAATTGTCCGGCGCCACGCCGGCGTCGTTCAAGCAGCAGCTCAAAACCACGGCGATGTACTATCGCGCTCAAGATGCCGTTGCATTCACGCAATCACCCGAGCTGTACCGCAGCATGGATTTCGTCCGCAAATTCTGCTTCGAGCACAAGTTGCTCGGCGAGAACGCCACCTCGGCCGATCAAGTCGGCATCCAATTTCCCGACGGAAAAATTTTGGGCAATCCGAAAAACGTGAAGATGCGCTTCTCGACGGAGTACATGCAGATGGCGGCAGAGGGTAAACTTTGA